DNA sequence from the Xenopus tropicalis strain Nigerian chromosome 4, UCB_Xtro_10.0, whole genome shotgun sequence genome:
ctttataGTCCAGaacaaaacctttttttacattctgCACCATTTGCAACAAAGATTAGGACACGGTTCCAGACCTTCCCATTCAGAACACGCAGAGTTTCATTATTATCACAAAACTCCCATGTACGTGTACATTGATTCCCTACCTAGAACCTCTCCTGCGCCCCATACAGCTCTCAGCACCGGGCGACACAGAGGAAATGAGTTTGATTCCTGACACATAACAGGGACATTTAGCTGACACCCGATGCTGATAATTTCCCTCCTTAAATATATTAGGAACTCAGCTAAAGGAAATGGAGCTCTGGCAAATCCCATGCCTTGTCAACAGTTCCTCTATGGCAGAATCTGCCACTGTATCTATTTAACTCTAATTATAACCAGGCAGCCGAGAATGGACTGAAGGAGTTTGTTAACTGCTGTCTTTCTGCTTTTAATGGCCCAGtaatatgtattataagggataatgtaccccctactgtaaatgataaggatattagcagtcactgaggggttctgtgccccccatataaaggcacaaggctgcaggctgagttatacagggaactctgagtatcactcatgtattataagggataatgtaccccctactgtaaatgataaggatattagcagtcactgaggggttctgtgaccatataaaggcacaaggctgcaggctgagttatacagggaactctgagtatcactcatgtattttaagggataatgtaccccctactgtaaatgataaggatattagcagtcactgaggggttctgtgccccccatataaaggcacaaggctgcaggctgagttatacagggaactctgagtatcacccatgtattataggggataatgtaagGGATAGAGAGACAGAAAGATGAAACTTTTTAtagagaagggaaagaggagagggagagacaggggacAATATAGAAAGCAGAGAGTAGAGGGAATAAAGTCAGATTATATAGAGGAGAGAGGTGGAAGGGAGTGAGAGAGAATaaggggaggaggaggaagagagaTAGAGAGTGTTCTGTTGTGCCAAATCTCACTGTAGTTTGTTTTGTGCTTAATCCCTCATTAAACTGTGCTCCCATCATCAGTCAGACGCAGCGTGGAGCCGGCACATCCGCCTGATAACATCACCATGGGCGCACCCCCACTTTCTGCACATCTGCACAATAACAAGTGGGTGGCTTCACATTCTGCACCCATTTGTAAAGCAAAGGCGGATTTGTCTCTCCATAGAAAAGACATATATAGGTGCTGTATTGGATGTTTGTGCCACAACAGGTGCCTCAGGCCATGTGGCGTTGCTGGGATCTGTAGTTTTATTCTTTACTGCTGGTTGCTAGCGGCACTGGGTTGCTACGGCGAATACAGCAGTTTAAAATCTATACTGGAAAGACATAGAATTTATACATtctaataaaagttaataataaagtgaagttcccctttagggATCAGTATTGGCACCCCTATTGGCACCCTCCTTACAAAGGCAGAGATCCCAAGGCCTGGGGGGCCATGGCTTCCATTTATACATTAAGCTCCGTTCATGAGTTACTCTCTGCTCTGTCTGGGCCCTGAGCTCACACAGGAACATTGTTCCGGCGGAACAGGAGCCATTGTTGCACAAGAAACACACAGACATCTGGGCTGGGGGCTCAAACATTCAAATGCACAAAGGAAAGCAGAGAAAGGATGAATACGCCCCAGCACCGAGGGCTGTAACTCGTCAGTCAGCAAATGTACAACAAAAGCTCCTTCTGTTGCTGTGATATTTTACAGCGTAGTGTAGGCTGATCCAGCACTCTGACCTTCAGATATTGTAGACTGGGCCTTCCTGACTTGCTATCTGTATACAGTAGGGTGGAGGCAAGAGCCGGGGGCAGGCTGCCCAACCAGAATGAGAAGGGTACCCAGCACAGCATGTCTACCTGTAATTAATCAATGACACAGGCCTGTATTGTCTGGctaggaatgctgggagctgtagtttaattAAATAGGCAAGGAGAATACCTGTAGCTCTGGGACAGAGCCATATGTGGCTAATAGTGACACAGTCAGGCTGTTGGCAGTCACTGCTGGAGGGACCCCGGGCACAATAACCTATGTAAGGCCCATTGTAATACAATTTGCAGCCCTCTATCTGTAACTGAaccacaaatcccagcatcccctgtatgCCTAATGATTCTGTGAGTTGTACAACTGCTGGTTCAATGAAAGCTGCAGGCAGAAAGCCCTTCAaactccatcttgacctactgtacCCACTACCCCACTGCTGAAACTTCTCCCAacaccatcttgctttactgtaaGCGCCCCACAGTTACAGTGCCTTTCCCATATGCCACCTTCCTTTacaatacacacaatacacactgTTACAGACCCTTCCCCCCTTATCATGCCTTACTATGCACAATTGTGCCTGTCCCTCCACTGAATGTCCCCCAAACCCTTTTCCTCACTCACAGGGGTTAATAACCTGCTGCACTCTCCTTTAACTCTTTATGCCGTTTCATACTGACCCACAAGCTCTCATAATGCTGTTATATTTCATCCCATTAAAAGTTCAGACTTTGCTTATTTATATGTTGAGCCTTACAAACTGAATGCTGCTCAAGGAAAAATGCTGATCTATGGCGCCATCTTGTGGCTAATTTCAAAAATTTATTAAAAGAAAGCCAAGtcacttttcatgatttttaatgtaataatatggtttggaacggTTCCCTAAGCCCGTATTTCTCATTGGCATCTCTTATAATTTCCCTATAATAAGGCCAGCTTTAACTATGAAAATACTGAAGGCAAAGTTTGCAAAGTATTCATGTTATTATGGACTTTAATCTCTAATTACCAAACTATTGCTCTCACATTGCTTATATATTTGTTACAGTAATAATCGTGATTACAATAAACATTAACAGCACATCACTTTTGCACAACAGCAAATTCATCAGTTCTTACTCGGTACCGATGGCTAATGGGTTCCCCGTATAGAAATACTGACGTGATGCATCTGGAGCTGCAATGCGTGCCGCCTCTGCATGGCGCCATGTTAGGGATTACAAGGGGCATTTGTGCAAAAGATTTTCCTTTTGTCCTTTTGTATTTATGTAAAGAAAAGGAATAAAGGCAAAGAGACACCTGTACAGTAATACTCCTGTTGCAGGGCTTTCCCCGGCTTTTATAAAGGCTCTTGCGACTGTGCTGGCACAATTACTCCCACACTACAGAGTTCTTGTTTATTCTGTGTGGCTTATCTGAAACCCATTACTATAAATAATACAGACTGAGGAAAATGGCCTGCTGTATGGGCTACGATGGGACCCAGATCCACGACCCAAACCTGGACACGCTTGGACCCACTAGCTGATCCAACCCATAACTGCTTTGTCTGAATTCTGCAACTCACAatgaaactggaagtgacatcactgcaatatggaagtgacatcattgaaAGCCAGAAGtgagtgacatcatcagaagccaaagaaggtaaaataaaaacagaaaaaaggagcaaaatctGTTTATATTAAGTCCTGTGACCTGACCCAAACCCACTGACTCACACCCATACAGGCATCTGGAAGTCTAGTAATGTGCAGTTCAGCCCAAAACTCTTGCTTTGAGTGGGTTTGGGTGGAAAAGCACATTTTTAACAGATGGGGGATGGGCCAAATGCTACCCACAGCCCACCCCACCTACAACGTTAACACCCAATTCCACTGACAACTGCCTTCCATTGGCTTATTCATATACTTGGGCctgcctgccccaccccttctggtgacatcagagatgggtaGGTTGGGCATGGGTGTATGGGTAATGATGGCTTACTGGGTTGGGATCTGTTCAGGTAGGGAGTGGGAGGTTGAGGGTTACAGAAGTCCTACCAGCAACCCACAAAATACCCACTTTTTTGCAGTAAACCCGCAGGTACTTGACCTGATACAGGGCTTTACCATAGAGTGATCAGGGATAGAGATATCAGTAAAGGTAAAAACCAGGAATAGGAAAGATAGAATGATGCCTATGTTTGCCTCTACCCCACACACTGTTGCCCCTAGTGGTGACCCATGGACCAGCATCCCACTCTGTTTCTgtgagctgtagtccaacaacagatGGAGGGTCGAAGGGTGGATTCGCCAGTAATAGCCGCCATATTTCTTGCCTTAGAGGGGTCTCACTGTCTATGCTCAGTGCTGATGGTATTTTTATACTGGTGCCAAAACACATGCATAAGGCACCTTGTGTAGGGTCCATCATGGATGTTCATATTTGGCCCTTGTATCGAATTTATAGACAGTCTGGTACCCCTCATCCCAAGCATAAAGTGCCTTCTCTATGGGGTTATGCTTAATGGAGGCATGGCTGCTGTAGCGCCTCAGGAAATATAAGGTGGACATCTTGTTTTCAGTTATGATGCCGGAAGTGTCATAGATGCAATCAATATGGGATCGCCCCCCGCTGGCCGTGTTATACACCACGTACAGTGTCCCACATAGGACAAAGGCCGCCTCGGCATTGGCGCTCTGGCAGGACGTGTTCCAAGACTGTTCCATGACCATAGTCCGATAGTCAATCTTTGTAAGAACGATATTCCCACCATTGCCTGCATCTCCATGCATGGACCACAGGCCGTGCTCATCAAAGCCCAGGTCAATGAATGTGAATGGGGACAGCTGATAGGGCGGAATGCTACCGGCCCCTGCTAGTTCCAATATCCCTGTGACATTCTCGCCCCTCAGATCATATTTAACTATTTCATTCAAGGTGCCATTTCTGTGGAAAAACATGAAATTGTTGTGCACGGCCTGCCCGGTACCTTGCCAGGGATACGGCAGTGAGACGTTCTTGGCCTTTTCCATGGAATCTATGTTGGTGAAGTCCTCCATATTTGTAAATTCTAGAAATGTGTCCCCGTTACTGCCACTAAAGAAATATATACCCTCTGAGCTGTTCCCTGCGTTCCTCATCCAGGAACCGACGGCGCCGCCAGATCTTTTCACCATCTTCTGGGACTTGATTTTCGCTAACATAGTGGCACAACCTGCACAATACAGTAAAGAGTTTAGTAAGAAGGGTGCTGTCATCACACTATTGCCCAAATTGCCCATATTGCCCATATTGCACTGACATATCCACTAGATATCATTTCACTGTAGTGCAATAACATTATAATCATTCACAACTGTgactgccactagatggcagaaTACAAATATGtctatgattagtgatgagcgaatctgtcccgttttgccgaaaaattcacgattctttcaaaagattcgcaaaacggtgaaaaatttgggaaGCGGCGAAAACGTTGGTcgcccccgactattcttttgatgcgcgactactTATTTTGacactgcaaatatttattttgacgcagcgactattcttttgatgcacaactatttattttgatgcccgcaacaatttttggacgcacggcacATTTTTCCCCtgggaattttttcatctgtttcaggaaacaatctgccaatggtgggAAGCAGAAATTCgacgtgaatccatgcctggcaaaacatttcgcccgtCACTATTTATGATTAACCATAGAGATGATCTGTTTTCTTGGAAAAGAGTTGTAATTCTCCTAATTCATCTAGTATAGCCCAGGGGGTTTATACATGGCATTTCACCCCATAATTTCCAAAATAAAATAGTTGCAGTCCAGGCAGGGAATCTGCAGTACCAAGGAGAAAGGATATAATTGGACCAAGTGGAGGCTTCTCAAATAAGAAGCCcctttacatactgtatgtcattCTGCTGCATATTCCCTTCTGTTGTTAATGTTGCATGGGTGAAACCAAAACAATTAGTTAGACAATAAAACCCAACATTATCAGATCATGGTCCCACTGCAATGACACAAGTTGCCTAGGTTGGAGGGCTCTTGTCTTGGTTGGAGGACTATAGTTTCCTCCAGATATGCTTCCAACTGATCCCTTTCTCACCCTTTCGGGTTTCCTTGATTCAGGACTGTCCTGCCACAATCATGACCATTAGGAGGTACAGTATGTGATTATATCACCTCCAGCAGAAGGTTTGCCACCTATCACTATTTTAGAAACCTAATTTGGTTGAGGGGGTGGAGGGATGATGTTGGTTGGTGGGGTGATGACATTTAGGTGCAGGATAATGATATTGGGGGGGGGCAACATGATGTGGCAGGTGAGATAGATAAGCCATAGCAGAAGTTTTGCTCAggtatagtgatgagcggattttttcggcaggcatggattcgcagcgaatttccgcatttcgccactggagaattgtttcacgaaacttccatgaaaatgcGTTGCGcggatatttttgtttttttgcgtgtcaaattgggcgtggtcgtgtcaaaaaagggcgtggttgcggaaaaaaggcgtggttgcggcaaaaaaagcacgggtgacaaaaaatagacgcgggcaacaaaaaaaaaaatagacgcaggcgacaaaaaagacgtgggtgacaaaaaaatcgagcgacaaatgtgtttctcgaatttttcaccgtttcgtgaattttatggcgaaacgggacacatttgctcatcactactcaggtaTCAAAATGCTGACAAGTGGACAGAGAGTGTTGAACTGGACAGGTGGGAACCCTATTCGACAGGCAGCACAGGAAGGGGTCGTTGCAAAGCATGCTGAAAGAATTCTAGATGGTGAAGCCACCTTTActctagggttgtcacctctaTAGAGCTCCCTGAGCATTGCAGTACCATAAACATAGGCAGAGATCACTGGGGCTCTTAGCAAGATGTTTGAGGGCCCCCAAACCAAGGAGAAGACAATCTGCTTTGCTGCATtgtgacttctatagaaaccagAGAGTTGCAGTTGCTCTGCCCCTACCATAACTAATGTGTGCACGTGGCATAACATTCTCATTACATACT
Encoded proteins:
- the olfml1 gene encoding olfactomedin-like protein 1; this translates as MELMFIRILVLFVLYTDTNSQGEAQDSIMVRYIESRVVSLEDRLYKCEQVLHHYDYELKGLSYRLISRLEELSRYRADVKSEMENLLGRIERAEWDIDYLETASPSNTCVEMDERLVKTQLENAEEEKRKIMQKLNTSCATMLAKIKSQKMVKRSGGAVGSWMRNAGNSSEGIYFFSGSNGDTFLEFTNMEDFTNIDSMEKAKNVSLPYPWQGTGQAVHNNFMFFHRNGTLNEIVKYDLRGENVTGILELAGAGSIPPYQLSPFTFIDLGFDEHGLWSMHGDAGNGGNIVLTKIDYRTMVMEQSWNTSCQSANAEAAFVLCGTLYVVYNTASGGRSHIDCIYDTSGIITENKMSTLYFLRRYSSHASIKHNPIEKALYAWDEGYQTVYKFDTRAKYEHP